One Nocardioides luti DNA window includes the following coding sequences:
- a CDS encoding MBL fold metallo-hydrolase: MDLTHFGHACLLVATDRARLLIDPGTLSSGFDELSDLDAVLVTHEHADHVDVAAVRRLLTRHPAARLVVDSSTAVQLAGEDEFADVLADRVEVAQPGDTLTIAGERVDVLGGTHAPVWGDVPGCPNLAYLVGDGAFLHPGDSLLAPPGDVDVLAVPIDGPWLKLAEAVDWVRAVGPRVAVPIHEGELTDPAKYAGMLSAFVGERTTVRRLPLGG; the protein is encoded by the coding sequence ATGGACCTGACGCACTTCGGCCACGCCTGCCTGCTGGTCGCCACCGACCGCGCCCGGCTGCTGATCGACCCCGGCACGCTCTCGTCCGGCTTCGACGAGCTGTCCGACCTGGACGCCGTCCTGGTCACGCACGAGCACGCCGACCACGTCGACGTCGCCGCCGTACGCCGCCTGCTGACCCGCCACCCCGCGGCGCGTCTCGTCGTCGACTCCTCGACGGCGGTGCAGCTCGCCGGTGAGGACGAGTTCGCCGACGTGCTCGCCGACCGGGTCGAGGTCGCTCAGCCCGGGGACACCCTCACGATCGCGGGGGAGCGGGTCGACGTCCTCGGCGGCACCCACGCCCCGGTCTGGGGTGACGTCCCCGGCTGCCCGAACCTGGCCTACCTCGTCGGCGACGGTGCCTTCCTGCACCCCGGCGACTCCCTCCTCGCCCCGCCCGGCGACGTCGACGTCCTCGCCGTCCCCATCGACGGCCCGTGGCTCAAGCTCGCCGAGGCGGTCGACTGGGTGCGCGCCGTCGGCCCCCGGGTCGCGGTCCCGATCCACGAGGGCGAGCTCACCGACCCGGCGAAGTACGCCGGCATGCTGAGCGCCTTCGTCGGCGAGCGCACCACGGTCCGCCGCCTGCCCCTAGGTGGTTGA
- a CDS encoding vanadium-dependent haloperoxidase, with product MSQRPTPSRRSLLLGATLGLPATAVVAGTAAPASARGRHGHGGHPADPGAAAGLAHGWHVLTEGALAAAAFPEPITQSRTWAVSWLAAARATKGQRGTLASAAFVQALHDTLVSLVPAQQSALDAALASSLATLPAGSAKTQGVQAGAAAASAVLAERAGDGTDTQSVNTPFTPGPAAPGVWQLTPPTSRPAVRAGQKNAKPFFLTSSNQFDPGPPPALDSATYLRDLAETRTLGRADSTARTPEQYAIAKFWYPGIAGFSAQITRQLIAAQPKASLAELSEVVAVLHTTSVDAQIALARTKYDYLFWRPFTAITTGDVEQDPSWTSLEVAPQHPEYPSGHTLQGGAQQTVLEALVGRRAPSPVALTSSNLTGASRLSSDWATIDREIIDARVWEGVHFRNSDRVGSALGKKVAAYGLKHLDRIGL from the coding sequence ATGTCCCAGCGCCCCACCCCGTCCCGCCGGTCCCTCCTGCTCGGCGCCACGCTCGGCCTGCCGGCCACGGCGGTCGTCGCCGGCACCGCAGCCCCGGCCAGCGCCCGCGGTCGCCACGGGCACGGCGGCCACCCCGCCGACCCCGGCGCGGCGGCCGGGCTGGCCCACGGCTGGCACGTCCTGACGGAGGGTGCGCTGGCGGCGGCGGCCTTCCCGGAGCCGATCACGCAGTCCCGCACCTGGGCGGTCAGCTGGCTGGCCGCGGCGCGCGCCACGAAGGGCCAGCGGGGCACCCTCGCCTCGGCGGCGTTCGTCCAGGCGCTCCACGACACGCTCGTCTCCCTCGTGCCGGCCCAGCAGTCCGCCCTCGACGCCGCGCTGGCCAGCTCGCTGGCGACCCTCCCGGCCGGCTCCGCCAAGACGCAGGGTGTCCAGGCGGGCGCGGCAGCCGCCTCGGCCGTGCTGGCCGAGCGCGCGGGCGACGGCACCGACACCCAGTCGGTCAACACGCCGTTCACGCCGGGCCCCGCGGCGCCGGGCGTGTGGCAGCTGACGCCGCCGACCTCCCGCCCGGCCGTCCGGGCCGGCCAGAAGAACGCCAAGCCGTTCTTCCTCACCAGCAGCAACCAGTTCGACCCAGGCCCGCCGCCGGCGCTCGACTCCGCGACGTACCTCCGCGACCTCGCCGAGACCCGCACCCTCGGCCGCGCCGACTCGACCGCGCGGACGCCGGAGCAGTACGCGATCGCCAAGTTCTGGTACCCCGGCATCGCCGGGTTCTCCGCCCAGATCACCCGCCAGCTGATCGCCGCGCAGCCGAAGGCCTCGCTCGCGGAGCTGTCCGAGGTCGTCGCGGTTCTGCACACGACGAGCGTCGACGCGCAGATCGCGCTGGCCCGGACGAAGTACGACTACCTCTTCTGGCGCCCGTTCACCGCGATCACCACCGGCGACGTCGAGCAGGACCCGAGCTGGACGTCCCTCGAGGTCGCGCCGCAGCACCCGGAGTACCCCTCCGGCCACACCCTGCAGGGCGGCGCCCAGCAGACCGTGCTCGAGGCCCTCGTCGGCCGCCGCGCACCCAGCCCCGTCGCCCTCACCAGCTCCAACCTCACCGGCGCCTCGCGTCTCTCCTCCGACTGGGCGACGATCGACCGGGAGATCATCGACGCCCGCGTGTGGGAGGGCGTGCACTTCCGCAACTCCGACCGGGTCGGCTCCGCGCTGGGCAAGAAGGTGGCGGCGTACGGCCTCAAGCACCTGGACCGGATCGGCCTCTGA
- a CDS encoding NAD-dependent epimerase/dehydratase family protein: protein MRIFFTGGSGKAGKHVAPFLASQGHQVTNADLAPLGHPDVHDLRVDLTDAGETYSALAGLATMDELDLPEKPSYDAVVHFAAVPRILLTSDASTYAANILSTYHVLEAATRLGIRKVVFASSETTYGICFAQGEQRPLYLPVDEEHPTVPEDSYAMSKVAGEVTARSFHARTGADVYGLRINNVIEPHEYAEMFPAFLDDPSLRRRNVFAYIDVRDLGQMVQRCLTTDGLGYEVFNVANADMSVSATTQEIRERFYDGVEVRRELGPDETFYAIDKARDLLGFSPEHSWRDVPSLVE, encoded by the coding sequence ATGCGCATCTTCTTCACTGGCGGCAGCGGCAAGGCCGGCAAGCACGTGGCTCCCTTCCTCGCCTCCCAGGGGCACCAGGTCACCAACGCCGACCTCGCACCGCTCGGGCACCCCGACGTCCACGACCTCCGGGTCGACCTGACCGACGCCGGGGAGACCTACTCCGCGCTCGCGGGGCTGGCGACGATGGACGAGCTGGACCTGCCCGAGAAACCGTCCTACGACGCGGTCGTGCACTTCGCCGCGGTCCCGCGGATCCTGCTGACGTCCGACGCGTCGACGTACGCCGCCAACATCCTCAGCACCTACCACGTCCTCGAGGCCGCGACCCGGCTCGGCATCCGCAAGGTCGTCTTCGCGTCGTCGGAGACGACGTACGGCATCTGCTTCGCCCAGGGCGAGCAGCGGCCGCTCTACCTCCCGGTCGACGAGGAGCACCCGACGGTCCCGGAGGACTCCTACGCGATGTCCAAGGTCGCGGGCGAGGTGACCGCGCGGTCGTTCCACGCGCGCACCGGGGCGGACGTCTACGGGCTGCGGATCAACAACGTCATCGAGCCGCACGAGTACGCCGAGATGTTCCCCGCCTTCCTCGACGACCCGTCGCTGCGGCGCCGCAACGTCTTCGCCTACATCGACGTCCGCGACCTCGGGCAGATGGTGCAGCGCTGCCTGACGACCGACGGGCTCGGCTACGAGGTCTTCAACGTCGCCAACGCCGACATGTCGGTGTCCGCGACGACGCAGGAGATCCGGGAGCGGTTCTACGACGGCGTGGAGGTGCGCCGCGAGCTCGGCCCGGACGAGACGTTCTACGCGATCGACAAGGCCCGCGACCTGCTCGGCTTCTCCCCCGAGCACTCGTGGCGCGACGTGCCCTCGTTGGTCGAGTAG
- a CDS encoding ArsR/SmtB family transcription factor, which translates to MPAAPELQHPEMSDVALTDVLFALSDPARLDLARQLVDGPMDMAACSATGGPVPKATKSHQLKVLREAGVVRNVPKGRGRLLSLRRDELDAVFPGLLDSVLGPRPAGDGSRAG; encoded by the coding sequence ATGCCCGCAGCGCCAGAGCTCCAGCACCCCGAGATGAGTGACGTCGCCCTCACCGACGTGCTGTTCGCGCTCAGCGACCCGGCGCGGCTCGACCTGGCCCGCCAGCTGGTCGACGGCCCGATGGACATGGCCGCCTGCAGCGCCACGGGCGGGCCGGTGCCGAAGGCGACGAAGTCCCACCAGCTCAAGGTCCTGCGCGAGGCGGGCGTCGTGCGCAACGTGCCGAAGGGGCGCGGCCGGCTGCTCAGCCTGCGGCGCGACGAGCTGGACGCCGTCTTCCCCGGCCTGCTCGACTCCGTGCTCGGCCCCCGGCCCGCGGGCGACGGCTCCCGGGCGGGCTGA
- a CDS encoding MFS transporter: MTVAADATAPAVRSRTPGFVLALGALLAMMVGASAPSPFYPVLEREIGFSPATLTTIFAVYAVALLLTLLVTGSLSDHLGRRPVISAAFVLLALSMLVFWHADSVALLVLARVVQGVASGLLLSSLTAAVVDLEPEGRPGLAATFNSVVPLAGLAVGALVGGAVIDGADSPMAAVFGALTAVYVVFALALWLLPETSPRHDGLLRSLRPRVGVPPSARPAFARSAPALFAGWATGGLYLSLGAPIVAQELGGANHLEQGLVVTTLTGVGALSCFLARDRTSRQITLYGTTALAVGTALTLVALALGSYWGFIAAAIVAGSGFGTSFLGIMRSITPTVAPDERGELFASVFVVSYLAFGIPAVVAGVVAPHLGLATTTYAYGGLVVVLSGAAALLRKLRSTD; encoded by the coding sequence ATGACCGTCGCCGCCGACGCCACCGCCCCGGCCGTCCGCAGCCGCACGCCCGGCTTCGTGCTGGCCCTCGGCGCCCTGCTCGCGATGATGGTGGGCGCGAGCGCGCCCTCGCCGTTCTACCCCGTCCTCGAGCGGGAGATCGGCTTCTCGCCGGCCACGCTGACCACGATCTTCGCGGTGTACGCCGTCGCGCTGCTGCTGACGCTGCTCGTCACCGGCTCGCTCTCGGACCACCTCGGTCGCCGTCCGGTGATCTCCGCGGCGTTCGTCCTGCTGGCGCTGAGCATGCTCGTCTTCTGGCACGCCGACTCGGTCGCGCTGCTCGTCCTGGCCCGCGTCGTCCAGGGCGTCGCGAGCGGGCTGCTCCTCTCGTCGCTGACCGCGGCGGTCGTCGACCTCGAGCCCGAGGGCCGGCCCGGTCTCGCCGCGACGTTCAACAGCGTCGTCCCCCTCGCCGGCCTCGCGGTGGGCGCGCTGGTCGGTGGTGCCGTCATCGACGGGGCGGACTCGCCGATGGCCGCGGTGTTCGGCGCGCTGACCGCGGTGTACGTCGTCTTCGCCCTCGCCCTGTGGCTGCTGCCGGAGACCTCGCCGCGCCACGACGGCCTGCTGCGCTCGCTGCGCCCCCGGGTCGGCGTACCCCCCTCGGCCCGTCCCGCCTTCGCGCGCAGCGCCCCGGCGCTCTTCGCCGGCTGGGCCACCGGTGGGCTCTACCTCTCGCTCGGCGCCCCGATCGTCGCCCAGGAGCTCGGGGGAGCGAACCACCTCGAGCAGGGTCTCGTCGTCACCACGCTCACCGGCGTCGGTGCGCTGTCCTGCTTCCTGGCCCGCGACCGCACGTCGCGCCAGATCACGCTCTACGGCACCACGGCCCTCGCCGTCGGCACCGCCCTCACGCTGGTGGCCCTGGCGCTCGGCTCGTACTGGGGCTTCATCGCCGCCGCGATCGTGGCCGGCTCGGGCTTCGGCACGTCGTTCCTCGGCATCATGCGGTCGATCACCCCGACGGTCGCCCCCGACGAGCGCGGCGAGCTGTTCGCCTCGGTCTTCGTCGTCAGCTACCTCGCCTTCGGCATCCCGGCGGTCGTCGCCGGCGTCGTCGCGCCCCACCTGGGCCTCGCCACCACGACGTACGCCTACGGCGGGCTGGTCGTCGTCCTCTCGGGCGCCGCCGCCCTGCTGCGCAAGCTGCGCTCGACCGACTGA
- the trhA gene encoding PAQR family membrane homeostasis protein TrhA, translating to MSKFLDHDAAVLVMADKLAEVKPRLRGWLHAGSVPLVVAAGIVLVTLSPTAGTKVGSAVFIATALLLFGVSATYHLGTWQPAVWALLRRLDHSNIFILIAGTYTAFAMLLLEGSARVWLLVGIWGGALLGVLFRVFWTGAPRWLYTPIYIGLGWFAVFFIPDFVDGAHRMSTPLAIATLSLVVAGGVLYTLGGAVYGLKRPNPSPDWFGFHEVFHALTVLAFIAHYLGISLATYALR from the coding sequence GTGAGCAAGTTCCTGGACCACGACGCCGCCGTGCTGGTGATGGCCGACAAGCTGGCTGAGGTCAAGCCACGGCTCCGGGGATGGCTCCACGCCGGGTCGGTCCCCCTCGTGGTGGCGGCCGGGATCGTCCTGGTGACGTTGTCCCCGACCGCCGGCACCAAGGTCGGCTCGGCGGTCTTCATCGCGACCGCGCTGCTGCTCTTCGGCGTCTCGGCGACCTACCACCTCGGCACCTGGCAGCCGGCCGTCTGGGCGCTGCTGCGCCGACTCGACCACTCGAACATCTTCATCCTGATCGCCGGCACCTACACCGCCTTCGCGATGCTGCTGCTGGAGGGCAGCGCGCGTGTCTGGCTGCTCGTGGGCATCTGGGGAGGAGCCCTGCTCGGAGTCCTCTTCCGGGTCTTCTGGACGGGCGCCCCGCGGTGGTTGTACACGCCGATCTACATCGGACTCGGCTGGTTCGCCGTCTTCTTCATCCCCGACTTCGTCGACGGCGCCCACCGCATGAGCACCCCGCTGGCGATCGCGACCCTGAGCCTGGTCGTGGCGGGCGGAGTGCTCTACACCCTCGGCGGTGCGGTGTACGGCCTCAAGAGGCCGAACCCGAGCCCCGACTGGTTCGGCTTCCACGAGGTGTTCCACGCCCTCACGGTCCTGGCCTTCATCGCGCACTACCTCGGCATCTCTCTGGCGACGTACGCCCTGCGCTGA
- a CDS encoding TrmH family RNA methyltransferase: MLHVMFLEPRIPPNTGNAIRMVAGTGATLHLVEPLGFDLSEPQLKRAGLDYHDLASVVVHPDLDAALATPALASSRVFAFTAHATRWFTDVAFEPGDVLLFGPEPTGLPAEALDHPRVTDRLRIPMVPGRRSLNLSNSAAVVTYEAWRQQGFPGAE, from the coding sequence GTGCTCCACGTGATGTTCCTCGAGCCCCGGATCCCGCCCAACACGGGCAACGCGATCCGGATGGTCGCCGGCACCGGTGCCACCCTCCACCTGGTCGAGCCCCTCGGCTTCGACCTGTCCGAGCCGCAGCTGAAGCGGGCAGGCCTGGACTACCACGACCTCGCCTCGGTGGTCGTCCACCCGGACCTCGACGCCGCCCTGGCCACCCCTGCGCTGGCCTCCTCGCGGGTCTTCGCCTTCACCGCGCACGCCACCCGCTGGTTCACCGACGTCGCCTTCGAGCCCGGCGACGTCCTCCTCTTCGGCCCCGAGCCGACCGGCCTGCCCGCCGAGGCCCTGGACCACCCCCGGGTCACCGACCGGCTGCGGATCCCGATGGTGCCCGGCCGCCGGTCGCTGAACCTGTCGAACTCGGCGGCCGTGGTGACCTACGAGGCTTGGCGGCAGCAGGGGTTCCCCGGGGCCGAGTAG
- a CDS encoding ABC transporter ATP-binding protein, producing MTAPALQATGLTKTFRGPGGETVTAVDGIDLTIGSGEIVAFLGPNGAGKTTTVDLFLGLTSPTSGTIEVYGGAPHRAVADGRVSAVMQTGGLLPDFTVGETVQAIAALHGRPERVDVVIERAGLGPLAKRLVKACSGGEQQRLKFALALVPDPDLVILDEPTTGMDVGARQEFWDTMRADAADGRTIVFATHYLAEADAFADRTVLMAGGRIMADGPTAEVRAAYGGQTMTLRPPAEVVGPHGIDPAWLARVRAAVAPLGITDVEVSSASLEAAFLALTGDPTTPTTRTTRPEEALR from the coding sequence ATGACAGCACCAGCACTGCAGGCGACCGGCCTGACGAAGACGTTCCGCGGCCCGGGCGGCGAGACCGTCACCGCCGTCGACGGCATCGACCTGACGATCGGCTCCGGCGAGATCGTGGCGTTCCTCGGCCCGAACGGCGCCGGCAAGACCACGACCGTCGACCTGTTCCTCGGGCTGACCTCGCCGACGAGCGGCACGATCGAGGTGTACGGCGGGGCGCCGCACCGGGCCGTCGCGGACGGTCGGGTCTCGGCCGTCATGCAGACCGGCGGGCTGCTGCCGGACTTCACGGTGGGGGAGACGGTCCAGGCGATCGCGGCCCTCCACGGCCGGCCCGAGCGGGTCGACGTGGTCATCGAGCGTGCCGGCCTCGGCCCGCTGGCCAAGCGGCTGGTCAAGGCGTGCTCGGGCGGTGAGCAGCAGCGGCTGAAGTTCGCCCTCGCGCTCGTCCCCGACCCGGACCTGGTGATCCTCGACGAGCCGACCACCGGCATGGACGTCGGCGCCCGGCAGGAGTTCTGGGACACGATGCGCGCGGACGCCGCCGACGGCCGCACGATCGTCTTCGCGACGCACTACCTGGCCGAGGCCGACGCGTTCGCCGACCGCACGGTGCTGATGGCCGGCGGCCGGATCATGGCCGACGGCCCGACGGCGGAGGTCCGCGCGGCGTACGGCGGCCAGACCATGACCCTGCGTCCGCCCGCCGAGGTCGTCGGGCCGCACGGCATCGACCCCGCGTGGCTGGCCCGGGTCCGGGCCGCGGTCGCTCCGCTCGGCATCACCGACGTCGAGGTCAGCAGCGCCAGCCTGGAGGCGGCGTTCCTCGCCCTGACCGGCGACCCGACGACCCCCACGACCCGCACCACCCGGCCCGAGGAGGCCCTGCGATGA
- a CDS encoding ABC transporter permease produces the protein MTTTTIPDLSTATTRRTPRPRAVAYARLDLKRQIRDRMGMFFIVALPAFLFFVFGMGDDEAYGSANVAMYVMVSMAAYGAVTATTTVAGAAATEQTMGWGRQLALTPFSPWAFVAVKTAVAMLVAAVPIALIYAIGAATGSSGNAVDWLASAGTVWLGSALFAVYGLAVCLHFKGENAAGIASGLIVIMSFLGNVFTPMDGLILAIGRFTPLYGYAGLARYPISEGYLPNDAGHDSVWLLLANVCAWTLIFAGLAVWGLRRRRERV, from the coding sequence ATGACCACGACGACGATCCCCGACCTGTCGACGGCGACCACCCGGCGTACGCCCCGGCCCCGCGCCGTCGCCTACGCCCGCCTCGACCTCAAGCGCCAGATCCGCGACCGGATGGGAATGTTCTTCATCGTCGCGCTGCCGGCGTTCCTCTTCTTCGTGTTCGGGATGGGCGACGACGAGGCGTACGGCAGCGCGAACGTCGCGATGTACGTCATGGTCTCGATGGCCGCCTACGGCGCCGTCACCGCGACCACGACCGTCGCCGGCGCGGCGGCGACCGAGCAGACGATGGGCTGGGGGCGCCAGCTGGCGCTGACCCCCTTCAGCCCCTGGGCGTTCGTGGCCGTCAAGACCGCCGTGGCGATGCTGGTGGCGGCCGTCCCGATCGCGCTGATCTACGCCATCGGCGCGGCCACCGGCTCGTCCGGCAACGCGGTCGACTGGCTGGCCAGCGCCGGCACCGTGTGGCTCGGCTCGGCCCTCTTCGCGGTCTACGGGCTGGCCGTCTGCCTGCACTTCAAGGGCGAGAACGCCGCCGGCATCGCGTCCGGGCTGATCGTGATCATGAGCTTCCTCGGCAACGTCTTCACGCCGATGGACGGGCTGATCCTGGCGATCGGGCGGTTCACGCCGCTGTACGGCTACGCCGGGTTGGCGCGCTACCCGATCTCCGAGGGCTACCTCCCGAACGACGCCGGCCACGACTCCGTGTGGCTGCTGCTCGCTAACGTGTGCGCGTGGACGCTGATCTTCGCGGGCCTCGCGGTGTGGGGACTTCGCCGACGCCGCGAGCGGGTGTGA